A region from the Pseudomonas cucumis genome encodes:
- the tatB gene encoding Sec-independent protein translocase protein TatB has product MFGISFSELLLVGLVALLVLGPERLPGAARTAGLWVGRLKRSFNAIKQEVEREIGADEIRRQLHNEHILSLEQEARKIFTPTQQEPTPVEPVATQTIHAPAAEAMPVAEAAEPAPSAETVAPAAAPTTPAPHDTTLPPRAP; this is encoded by the coding sequence TCAGCTTCTCTGAACTGCTGCTCGTCGGCCTCGTTGCCCTGCTGGTGCTGGGCCCCGAGCGTCTGCCGGGCGCTGCGCGCACCGCCGGCCTGTGGGTCGGGCGGCTGAAGCGCAGCTTCAACGCGATCAAACAGGAAGTTGAACGTGAAATCGGTGCCGACGAGATCCGCCGGCAACTGCACAACGAGCACATTCTGTCCCTGGAGCAGGAGGCGCGGAAGATCTTCACGCCGACTCAACAGGAGCCGACGCCGGTGGAACCTGTCGCGACGCAGACTATTCATGCGCCAGCGGCTGAGGCTATGCCGGTGGCTGAAGCCGCTGAACCTGCACCTTCAGCAGAAACTGTTGCTCCTGCCGCCGCGCCGACAACACCGGCGCCTCACGACACCACTTTGCCGCCGCGAGCCCCATGA